The following nucleotide sequence is from Acyrthosiphon pisum isolate AL4f chromosome A2, pea_aphid_22Mar2018_4r6ur, whole genome shotgun sequence.
GCAATCCCTGACAATCCTCAAAGAGGATTGGAACACTCTTGGCCTAGAGACTTGCTGGCTTGACCTGTCGGGTGGTATTCCGAGTTATATTCACCGCTATTTCactcaacaaaattatttattatataaaattatgtatagcttgtaattattattttaataataataataaataatatatatatttcatatacgcgtataatattacttggtatattgtatacattatatttttgttgtattcaGAGTCGGACTAGCGCGGACCGCTAGTCCGCAATTGCGGACGGGACCCTGGCTTCTTTATGGTAATTGGGGACCCcagattttgtacctattattattattatttttcgtttagagtaaatagaaatacgaaataaactttttttcaaatcagaaaacatatttttgtttacaatcttgagaagctctcaataattattaaaataatgacattatcattctacgaatttaatagctgtctatatacaaataggtatgtatcattgattataaatagtgtaaaattgttttgGATTTTAAGAgaacgtcgcacccgcatgtgatGTCTCCGCCTTACAAACGTACGGCATAGCAATAGCATATCAAAAGCGTTTTGGCGCGGCAAAGAACCGAGAAGACTACAGTCATAACGAAGAAACAAAATTTACACCGCTTATAAAGGAGAActggctgtgcaatatcgtttttatttttttgatattacttatacgaaaaaagttcctattgttttaaaatccattactatttgtgtttttcaaactttaataactttttttgaagttccgataacgaaaaaataaaaacgatattacaCAGCCTAAGTTctttttttatgtggtgaaaatttcttttcttagttatgactgtagcgtTCTCGGTTccttcccgcgcaaaacagttttttgttatgttgtatacatttgtaagaGTATGACTTGGTATTCGCATTATCACTGATTGTAACCAAGCCCGAATTAAGGGTTGGCCCCCCCGGGCCAcgataataagaatttatttaggggcctctgatTTATTcgttatagtctatattataacactgcataaatcatctaaaaaaaatagatgattatttagctaggaaaaaagcttgtaaattataatttataaataaaatgatacattattcattatttattgctatttacctaatatctatctatcgtgaagtgaccggccaacgtcatataGAAGTatatataccaaaaatgatgaagaaatatcctttaaagattgaatataacttttttatttttttagttatgagccatttacttttttttttttatcaaaaccgtGCGTATCACAAATGCAtttgtttatataggtaggtatcttcaaaacttttcaacattttgacgtaattttattttcattttaaagctttttaattgtcctatcaactgacatacgcaattaaaccagaaatgtgctaattatttttattaagtaaaaacagagaagaaagttggcaaaaatttgtatttttaaaggaaattgtgcattattccaaataatttattattactatgagtTTTtgctcatttaaaactttggcccctgggcctctaAATGTCTTAATTTGGGCTTGAttgtaactgaattattatatattttgatattaagtatTGTACTCGTGCACAATTTGACACAATTTGAATCagtgtttttctttataatgtttgatgtcaCAGATGTCACAATTGGATACCTGGATAGGTAGGATATCCCATGTCTGGTAATAAAAACAGTCCGATGGGTCTCTTGTAGTGAATTTACTTTGGGTCTGTAGAAAATGTCTTAGTATTTGAAAATAGGTACACggaatataaattctatattgaaaataaagtaaaaccagtTAATATATCGAATGATTGAACTTTAGTTAGGTGCGTATTTTTTTTAGggctaaataaaacattttctatttgccTGTTGAGGGGCCCTTTTTTCCAAATCGTGGACTGGGCCTTTTCGAGCCAGTCCGACACTGGttgtattgttatgttattataaattttagcatttgtaattatgaaaaaatacaagAACATTAACTgatgtgttaattttaaaaaaaaaaatatcataatattactataaacattttattttaaattataggagTGCACTTTGATACCAGCAGTGATAGTTTGGTAAAAGAAATAACTACAGCCATAAGAGTATTTGCACATGGTGTAGAAGATTTTGTCAACGACCCCGAAAATATAAACGAAACTCTTACAACACAATTATCTTGTGAGGGTGAAGGTGAATCACGTTGGGTCACCGGTGAAAAATTTTACAAGttcgtatattaataaaataataaacaataactatttcacgtgtatttgtatataataattatattaattaagtatataggtagtagaatTATTGAGTCCAGTATGGTTTAaacttttatgtttaaatattttttttatttcaataattatattacttgtatTACCTAACGATTTTAAATTAGGGAAACTGTAATTTACACTTATTATAAGGTTATAAGGTAGAACAAGCGTTTGACGAATGACCTAATCCATATTCGGTATACCTATTCCTTCACCAGGACAATAAATTAAATCCATCTTgtcgccataataatatatactcttaCCAATTCCTTTTTACAATTTTCTACAGTGtcgttaaaattaatcatagtaattcaaatttaaatttctgtatacctattacataaactacctacataatattttatggagataaaattaatttacagctGTGGTTTAAAGACGTAATATTCTggtaataaaattcaaaatcccTATACATTTAGTTTCGTAATTGGTATTTGGTAAATGCATGCACCTTATATTCGTATACaatttatgacaaaaatttGCTAGTTAAACGTGTCTACCAAAAACtgtgtttagaaaataaataaagtacctacctaactgatTTTAAATCGTAATGTTGTTTAGGTATTTAAGAAATGTTAGTGTCGAACATACAGAACCAGCCAAACCGAAAGTCGAGTTCACTGCTGATGGAGTTCTGAAATCCGCAGAACTGAAAATCATGAATTTGAGACCTGGAGTAGGAAATTCACTTGTTTGGGAAGaggtaaataaatacaaatgtatactagtCTTAATATTAGCACGctaaacaaattaatgtttaattattacattatagtatCATGAGCAATATTTTAGtagctaattaaaataataaaatataataattataaaatataaacattgaaaaacATCGATGGAAGGTATATTTATGAACCATGAATTGTTTGTGTgccttatgagttatgatacaatttaaaaattattttactatattctatcattataatattattaagaactccagtaagtaaaaataatacacgaATAGTGCGCTaagctaaaattaatttaaaactatgatacagtttaaaaactattataataaaataaatatttactataaatattatatatttgtcatataaaatgtattataatatgaattttattattattatattaacgaaatcttaaaattattttttttcaaaccattcAAGACAGTAACCTATTTACAACTCTAAAATTGTAAACTCAGTACGGATTATGGATTTGAttccaaacaaattatttttaaggaaaataatacaaaaatgataactgtttttatttgaaatacaatcTTTATTCGACTATTTATGTTTAAGAAACAAAACGTAATAACAACTTAATAGGAAAATTTAACAGTGAACCATTATAAATAAGCTcaagttacaaattaaaatgtagataaataatttatattttaaattgtcattgtttaagttgtttaaaatataatttaatatatccaACAAATGGGTAATGAGTTTTTGATTGTATTTGATTACATAATAGGAGtgcattaaactataaattataaacttatataaagtcatattatattgctcactttttttattttattggccAAATTTTGAGCAAGTCAgctgtcaaaatataaaatatggtgaTTAAGGTTTCTTTATGCAATAAATACAATGAAACATTTTGTAGATTGGAGTTTGGAAATCTTGGGAACGTGAAGGCCTTTATATCAAAGACATCGTGTGGCCAGGAGATAGTCACACTCCACCTCAAGGAGTGCcagaaaagtttaatttaagaattacatttttagaagaAGCTCCTTACATTACACTTGCACCACCAGATCCAATAACTGGAAAATGTAGCATGAACAGGGGTGTTTTATGCCGGATCGCTCGAGGAAAAGATACGCAggggtatataatttaatacaatcatatcacatttataatatgccATGAATACGAGTATTATAGAAGGTAgtaatattgatattgaatTATAGGCTGGACGTCATTGAAGCCAAACGTAACAGTAGTTATTACCAGTGCTGTTCCGGATTTTGTATCGATTTGTTAGAAAAGTTTGCTGAAGATTTGGGATTTACTTACGAACTTGTTAGAGTAGAAGACGGTAAATGGGGAACACTCGAAGTAAGcaccattttaattaaataatgttcgCATCATGTATCTTATTGTTTTGCGATATTTCAGAATGGAAAATGGAATGGTTTAATATCAGAACTAGTGAACAGAAAAACTGACATGGTCATGACTTCATTAATGATAAATTCAGATCGAGAATCAGTAGTCGATTTCAGTCTTCCATTTATGGAGACTGGCATATCTATAGCTGTCACCAAGCGAACTGGTATCATTTCACCCACAGCATTTTTgggtatagtataatttatttaaaatcgaaaTGTGAATATTTTACCAGCAAATTAAACTCATTATGTTTTAAACTAGAACCATTTGATACTGCGTCGTGGATGTTGGTAGGAGTGGTAGCAATACAAGCGGccacattttcaatatttgctTTTGAGTGGATGAGTCCATCTGGATTTGATATGAAAGTATGGTTTTATGAAGTacgtttatttgaatttttatgttgtcttttttaaatttgattttagtcCGTTTCCCAAGCTCCAAATCACAGATTTTCTCTATTTAGAACATACTGGCTTATATGGGCAGTTCTATTTCAAGCGGCAGTACAAGTGGATATACCAAAGGGTATAACGTCCAGGTATGATtactagaataattattatccattaataaaccaaatataaaataaaaactataaactagcCCTTTAATGGCATATCGTAATTgcttataataatgattaatgacaaatataataatatttattatttattcgagtACTTTAGCTAACTTTTGgcatgacaaataaaatatattttattatttacacgttACTTTAGGTTTATGACAAATATATGGGCTATGTTTGCTGTGGTGTTCTTGGCTATATACACTGCAAATTTAGCTGCGTTCATGATAACTCGGGAAGAATATTACGATTTTATGGGAATCGATGATTATAGGGTAAGTAATTAGGGTATTTGGTTCAtgtgtatataacataaataacggTAACTAATCATTGGaatgtaattacttattttcaGCTCAGTAAACCGCATAGCCACAAGCCGATGTTTAAATTTGGTACAGTGCCACATTCTCATATTGATTCaactattcataaatattttccagAGATGTTTAGTTACATGAAAAGTTTTAATAGATCTACAGTACAAGAAGGACTTAGCTCATTATTAACTGCGTAAGTAATTtaactcaatttaaatttttcatagtacctaacaacacaaaatatttactatgaaactaataaaaaataaaatttcgattatgaaatatttatttaaatgtgaacACTTAAGACtacgaataaattaaataaatttatacattagaataatttaaaaaccctAAAAAcgtaaatcttaaatttttttttattttagagaaCTTGATGCTTTTATTTATGATGGTACAGTACTTGACTATTTGGTAACACAAGATGATGATTGCCGTTTATTGACCGTCGGTTCATGGTATGCGAAAACTGGTTACGCTATAGCATTCCAAAGAAACTCAAAATATGTTCAAATGTTTAATAAGCGACTATTAGATTTCCGTGAAAATGGTAACAAAGtcagtaaaaataatgaagttaaaaaacattaaaatatatgtgtttttAGGTGATCTTGAAAGATTACAACGATTTTGGATGACCGGTACATGTAAACCAGATGATCATGATCAAAATGCTACTAGTGACCCTCTAGCCTTAGAACAGTTCTTGTCAGCATTTTTATTGTTGATGGGTGGTACATTATTGGCagctctaatattattattggaatgtttatatttcaatttcttCAGAAAAAAGTTAGCAAAAACTGATCAAGGTGGATGTTGTGCTCTAATAAGTTTGGTAATATTggatattatcaaaatataatataccaactcAGAAATCTGCAGcggtaactaatatttttacgCATTTTATTATAGAGCATGGGTAAATCGTTAACATTTCGTGGTGCTGTATTTGAAGCTCAAGACTTTCTAAAGTTCCGTCGTTGCAAGGATGCTGTTTGTGACTCACAATACCAGTTGCTCAGAAATCAGCTGATGAGCACTTATTCTAAAATGAAACAGTTGGAAAAGGAGCTAGAGTTAAGGAAACTCAAATCtgaaaaaaggtaaaaataatatttttagtgtcaTCAGgacattttgaacaaaattaaacttGTGTCGTCAGGAGGAAGAAAGCGATGTCACCTTCCGCTAGGCTATTTCAGTGTATCGCTGAAAACCACGATAAATACCCGGATAAAAAACAGTAAgagataaaaaaacaaacaaaaaaatataggatAGGTAGACGATCATCGAAATCGCTTTGCAGCGCTAAATTTTAGTATAGGCAATGGGGTAAGATAATTATTGAAACTGAAGCTTTTAATCAAAGCTTATAGATTTCTAGAACCGGGTAGTTAGGTGGCCCAATACatcaaaaaagaaatatattttaatgatccTAGTtgataacactataatattatactgcttgACGCgctaaatagataaataataatattatttaaatgtaaatagttaGAAGCATGTGCGTTAATTATGTAAAGACAAATCTAACATTAAACAATTAGCTATCACTACGTATGTGTATTTTTCACCATTGAATGTTACctataatcacattttttttttaaagatatcaaTTTTCACCAGCATCGCCATTAAGACAACGTGACCTAGTGAGACCCAGTATTATTTCAACAGAATACACAAATAGATATGATCATGAACCAGtcaggtaaaatattttatatttgcctACGTAATAAATCATACCATATTAACGGTTAGTGAGTATCGTCTATTTGttgattgtacaataattaatcaaaaatcaaTTGGACATTGTAACACAACTTATacgtaatttttctttaaagaaTGTAtgtgaaaatagtaaataaaatcaaGATATTTTAACGTGCAACttaatcgaaaaaatatatGTCTTCATTTTTATccttcataaatcataaataagaatttagttaattgattattaccaatatacaatttatttaaaaaatatatttatcacttataatcaatagtttaaattacttatacaaaatatataataggttattttattttattagatttgtataaaataaattcttctattatttatttatatatacagtgaaacctctaaatacTAGACAATTTCAATCGAAGAAATTTTGTCCACTATTCGGGTGTGTCCGCTATTCAGTTGGCTTAATTTATAGAAAGTTTGTAGATTATTCCCTAAACAATTAACGATATTCTATGTGTCCATTAAAGGAGGTttcacattatataaatatatacatgtgaGTGTAGATAGaggtgtattaattaatttaatttgattacaattattatttcacttttGCTGTCAACTGTAAACCATATTTTCAGGACAGAAATCGCCGAAATGGAGACAGTTCTGTGATTTTGTTCGACGTGTAATTTCATCCACAAAATATCTGATTTCATTAATAGATTTAGAAtcaatattgtgaaataaaaataagttatatttaagtatataatgtaagtattaataatattattattattttgcgtcGCTGTCAAAAGCGTACGGAGAGAAATAGATACTGAAACTTTACATGGAAAAAAAGCTCAAtatcaaagaaaataaatagaaataataatattttttaaccgtttttaaaagacaataatataatacaatataatgtaatagtcATTCAACTTTAAATGTTATTCTCACCATTCAATTGACATTCATTCCTGCtcttatgttaatttattgaacttaaaaatTCATCTTTTACGTGTATTAGAAACTATACCCTTTTCACATAACacacatacatttaataagttaaGTACCTACTTCATTATAATTCAACCGCAAaatcatcacaataatatattggatcgctcaatatcatataatgttatttattgattacctataatGAAAtcgtgtaatattgtatattgctttAAACTTATTGTTCTATTTCTCTATTGAATACTGTGTAAATATAACTAACATAATACACATTAAACCTACTATTATctgtataagtttaaaatatcaactttcaaactagttattttattagataaatacaACGACACGAGAAAAATtagttgtttataataataaaatattataatataaatacataccaatttataattatttattttataccacctatgttatttaaaatatttgaatgaaaatataaattaataaaaactataaacatgttttatagttagatataaatgaaaaacaattaatatgtattaactatcCGACAATTAGCATCTTCAATATATGCAAAACAagttactataataggtactattaataaatatatatatttaattaaatgccTACTTAAGGTAGTAGATTTGTTGTTTTTAGTGCTTTCGAACTAAATAGAGGTCGTTGTTTGTTGTGTGTTCAAAACATttaacgtattaaaatatatatatttcaataaaaataattatatcaataaagttaTCAATAAACATTAAAGCTCCGTTTTATCAAAATtgagataaatatatttcatgatatatcataataattataataatactttttaacctTTTAGCtgtcaaaatgttaatttaattaataactataagattattaatgtataaatgttaagtacaagttattaataaataaaatacttcaatttataaaaatatcaaaaaaagatcattgcaaaaaaaaaaaactatgataatattgttaagttaataacatttgtttatgatataaattgatatgatctagtatatattattgtattgaatacactttttgaaacattatactaaataatataataaccaatacCTAGCTAAATTCGTGTTGATAAAAGTAAacgtccattttttttttcatattatcaacTTAGTCACTTAGCTTAAGCCAATTtcagtttattgtttataaacaaatattgctATCTGCTGGTGCTTTTAAATAATACCAATTTTTATACGAGTAtatgataatacaatagtatagcaatattgtttttttttacactaaaaataattaataaaaaaaaacatattatacatttacatacctaatattatattaaaatatgcatacaatttacatatgtagtaaaattgttaattataatatgcaacttGGAAATTTATAGATAGTTCTTCACAAAAATGTCTTTATtgttacgaatataatatattatgaaataaaatatcattactgTTTCATTGTTAAGTACATGTTGTATTTCGATTAAGTTTAcagtattagtaatattttaaaatttaaatatttataataattgttcagtttaaattatttataggtgtatacctaataatagcaTTAGGCTATTAAGAACgtgatttgtataaataatatgctaatttgttgtgttattgttttgttgttttatattaaatgtataatctttaaatatattcactGTAATTTATACAGTgcacaaaaaaagttattatagataaattatttattaagcctACAGATTGTTACAAAGCATATTAATTTCAAcgaattcatttatttattttaaacaaaattgatcaataaaataaaatatatttcttaattaattaaatgccaACCATAAGGACATTTTGattacttattgttatttaa
It contains:
- the LOC100167874 gene encoding glutamate receptor ionotropic, NMDA 2B isoform X1: MRHTGSVWCWWWFTLVLTLATTFTHGWTPRNGSRIQINSRPVDFSQTAFGHGRGQSSIKLGVLKNRLKEPVQLSTTPVATTTSTERFRRQQPTVPRILARRQHQNLTVGLVLPYKSFDTRIYTKAFTSAISGLQRNFKTRKTNIFKNYDIHHTIDMKQLTPTPTAILDSLCKEFLNMNVSAILYLMNYEKYGRSTASAQYFLQLAGYLGIPVIAWNADNSGLERRASRSSLQLQLAPSLEHQTAAMLSILERYKWHQFSVVTSQIAGHDDFIQAVRERVADMQDRFKFTILSSVLVTKNSDLQQLVASESRVMLLYCTREEALRILQAARGFKITGENYVWVVTQSVMENLQAPQLFPVGMLGVHFDTSSDSLVKEITTAIRVFAHGVEDFVNDPENINETLTTQLSCEGEGESRWVTGEKFYKYLRNVSVEHTEPAKPKVEFTADGVLKSAELKIMNLRPGVGNSLVWEEIGVWKSWEREGLYIKDIVWPGDSHTPPQGVPEKFNLRITFLEEAPYITLAPPDPITGKCSMNRGVLCRIARGKDTQGLDVIEAKRNSSYYQCCSGFCIDLLEKFAEDLGFTYELVRVEDGKWGTLENGKWNGLISELVNRKTDMVMTSLMINSDRESVVDFSLPFMETGISIAVTKRTGIISPTAFLEPFDTASWMLVGVVAIQAATFSIFAFEWMSPSGFDMKSVSQAPNHRFSLFRTYWLIWAVLFQAAVQVDIPKGITSRFMTNIWAMFAVVFLAIYTANLAAFMITREEYYDFMGIDDYRLSKPHSHKPMFKFGTVPHSHIDSTIHKYFPEMFSYMKSFNRSTVQEGLSSLLTAELDAFIYDGTVLDYLVTQDDDCRLLTVGSWYAKTGYAIAFQRNSKYVQMFNKRLLDFRENGDLERLQRFWMTGTCKPDDHDQNATSDPLALEQFLSAFLLLMGGTLLAALILLLECLYFNFFRKKLAKTDQGGCCALISLSMGKSLTFRGAVFEAQDFLKFRRCKDAVCDSQYQLLRNQLMSTYSKMKQLEKELELRKLKSEKRRKKAMSPSARLFQCIAENHDKYPDKKQYQFSPASPLRQRDLVRPSIISTEYTNRYDHEPVRNRRNGDSSVILFDV
- the LOC100167874 gene encoding glutamate receptor ionotropic, NMDA 2B isoform X2 is translated as MRHTGSVWCWWWFTLVLTLATTFTHGWTPRNGSRIQINSRPVDFSQTAFGHGRGQSSIKLGVLKNRLKEPVQLSTTPVATTTSTERFRRQQPTVPRILARRQHQNLTVGLVLPYKSFDTRIYTKAFTSAISGLQRNFKTRKTNIFKNYDIHHTIDMKQLTPTPTAILDSLCKEFLNMNVSAILYLMNYEKYGRSTASAQYFLQLAGYLGIPVIAWNADNSGLERRASRSSLQLQLAPSLEHQTAAMLSILERYKWHQFSVVTSQIAGHDDFIQAVRERVADMQDRFKFTILSSVLVTKNSDLQQLVASESRVMLLYCTREEALRILQAARGFKITGENYVWVVTQSVMENLQAPQLFPVGMLGVHFDTSSDSLVKEITTAIRVFAHGVEDFVNDPENINETLTTQLSCEGEGESRWVTGEKFYKYLRNVSVEHTEPAKPKVEFTADGVLKSAELKIMNLRPGVGNSLVWEEIGVWKSWEREGLYIKDIVWPGDSHTPPQGVPEKFNLRITFLEEAPYITLAPPDPITGKCSMNRGVLCRIARGKDTQGLDVIEAKRNSSYYQCCSGFCIDLLEKFAEDLGFTYELVRVEDGKWGTLENGKWNGLISELVNRKTDMVMTSLMINSDRESVVDFSLPFMETGISIAVTKRTGIISPTAFLEPFDTASWMLVGVVAIQAATFSIFAFEWMSPSGFDMKSVSQAPNHRFSLFRTYWLIWAVLFQAAVQVDIPKGITSRFMTNIWAMFAVVFLAIYTANLAAFMITREEYYDFMGIDDYRLSKPHSHKPMFKFGTVPHSHIDSTIHKYFPEMFSYMKSFNRSTVQEGLSSLLTAELDAFIYDGTVLDYLVTQDDDCRLLTVGSWYAKTGYAIAFQRNSKYVQMFNKRLLDFRENGDLERLQRFWMTGTCKPDDHDQNATSDPLALEQFLSAFLLLMGGTLLAALILLLECLYFNFFRKKLAKTDQGGCCALISLSMGKSLTFRGAVFEAQDFLKFRRCKDAVCDSQYQLLRNQLMSTYSKMKQLEKELELRKLKSEKRRKKAMSPSARLFQCIAENHDKYPDKKQYQFSPASPLRQRDLVRPSIISTEYTNRYDHEPVRTEIAEMETVL
- the LOC100167874 gene encoding glutamate receptor ionotropic, NMDA 2B isoform X5, producing MRHTGSVWCWWWFTLVLTLATTFTHGWTPRNGSRIQINSRPVDFSQTAFGHGRGQSSIKLGVLKNRLKEPVQLSTTPVATTTSTERFRRQQPTVPRILARRQHQNLTVGLVLPYKSFDTRIYTKAFTSAISGLQRNFKTRKTNIFKNYDIHHTIDMKQLTPTPTAILDSLCKEFLNMNVSAILYLMNYEKYGRSTASAQYFLQLAGYLGIPVIAWNADNSGLERRASRSSLQLQLAPSLEHQTAAMLSILERYKWHQFSVVTSQIAGHDDFIQAVRERVADMQDRFKFTILSSVLVTKNSDLQQLVASESRVMLLYCTREEALRILQAARGFKITGENYVWVVTQSVMENLQAPQLFPVGMLGVHFDTSSDSLVKEITTAIRVFAHGVEDFVNDPENINETLTTQLSCEGEGESRWVTGEKFYKYLRNVSVEHTEPAKPKVEFTADGVLKSAELKIMNLRPGVGNSLVWEEIGVWKSWEREGLYIKDIVWPGDSHTPPQGVPEKFNLRITFLEEAPYITLAPPDPITGKCSMNRGVLCRIARGKDTQGLDVIEAKRNSSYYQCCSGFCIDLLEKFAEDLGFTYELVRVEDGKWGTLENGKWNGLISELVNRKTDMVMTSLMINSDRESVVDFSLPFMETGISIAVTKRTGIISPTAFLEPFDTASWMLVGVVAIQAATFSIFAFEWMSPSGFDMKSVSQAPNHRFSLFRTYWLIWAVLFQAAVQVDIPKGITSRFMTNIWAMFAVVFLAIYTANLAAFMITREEYYDFMGIDDYRLSKPHSHKPMFKFGTVPHSHIDSTIHKYFPEMFSYMKSFNRSTVQEGLSSLLTAELDAFIYDGTVLDYLVTQDDDCRLLTVGSWYAKTGYAIAFQRNSKYVQMFNKRLLDFRENGDLERLQRFWMTGTCKPDDHDQNATSDPLALEQFLSAFLLLMGGTLLAALILLLECLYFNFFRKKLAKTDQGGCCALISLSMGKSLTFRGAVFEAQDFLKFRRCKDAVCDSQYQLLRNQLMSTYSKMKQLEKELELRKLKSEKRYQFSPASPLRQRDLVRPSIISTEYTNRYDHEPVRTEIAEMETVL
- the LOC100167874 gene encoding glutamate receptor ionotropic, NMDA 2B isoform X4; protein product: MRHTGSVWCWWWFTLVLTLATTFTHGWTPRNGSRIQINSRPVDFSQTAFGHGRGQSSIKLGVLKNRLKEPVQLSTTPVATTTSTERFRRQQPTVPRILARRQHQNLTVGLVLPYKSFDTRIYTKAFTSAISGLQRNFKTRKTNIFKNYDIHHTIDMKQLTPTPTAILDSLCKEFLNMNVSAILYLMNYEKYGRSTASAQYFLQLAGYLGIPVIAWNADNSGLERRASRSSLQLQLAPSLEHQTAAMLSILERYKWHQFSVVTSQIAGHDDFIQAVRERVADMQDRFKFTILSSVLVTKNSDLQQLVASESRVMLLYCTREEALRILQAARGFKITGENYVWVVTQSVMENLQAPQLFPVGMLGVHFDTSSDSLVKEITTAIRVFAHGVEDFVNDPENINETLTTQLSCEGEGESRWVTGEKFYKYLRNVSVEHTEPAKPKVEFTADGVLKSAELKIMNLRPGVGNSLVWEEIGVWKSWEREGLYIKDIVWPGDSHTPPQGVPEKFNLRITFLEEAPYITLAPPDPITGKCSMNRGVLCRIARGKDTQGLDVIEAKRNSSYYQCCSGFCIDLLEKFAEDLGFTYELVRVEDGKWGTLENGKWNGLISELVNRKTDMVMTSLMINSDRESVVDFSLPFMETGISIAVTKRTGIISPTAFLEPFDTASWMLVGVVAIQAATFSIFAFEWMSPSGFDMKSVSQAPNHRFSLFRTYWLIWAVLFQAAVQVDIPKGITSRFMTNIWAMFAVVFLAIYTANLAAFMITREEYYDFMGIDDYRLSKPHSHKPMFKFGTVPHSHIDSTIHKYFPEMFSYMKSFNRSTVQEGLSSLLTAELDAFIYDGTVLDYLVTQDDDCRLLTVGSWYAKTGYAIAFQRNSKYVQMFNKRLLDFRENGDLERLQRFWMTGTCKPDDHDQNATSDPLALEQFLSAFLLLMGGTLLAALILLLECLYFNFFRKKLAKTDQGGCCALISLSMGKSLTFRGAVFEAQDFLKFRRCKDAVCDSQYQLLRNQLMSTYSKMKQLEKELELRKLKSEKRYQFSPASPLRQRDLVRPSIISTEYTNRYDHEPVRNRRNGDSSVILFDV